A genome region from Cherax quadricarinatus isolate ZL_2023a chromosome 59, ASM3850222v1, whole genome shotgun sequence includes the following:
- the LOC128698826 gene encoding pleiotropic regulator 1, whose translation MQKPVLSTTNHRQGQAVNMPSTTDDVQRHSVHTLVFRSLKRTHDMFLCDQGALPPVDESLEKLRRLVKSRDQYGPVLNLVKQNKRKAATQAVYDGEPEDHPPRPNSVTNGSVSAPLALPPPSSPQAPPPPAPSPVSMAVVPSQITGASIGQQSLVPRRAPTLPRPKWHPPWKLVIRHYHGHLSACYGLALHPTIDVLVTCGRDSTARVWDLRTKANIHTLTGHTNTIASVVCQAAEPQVITGSHDFTIRLWDLAAGKSTCTLTHHKKSVRSLAVHPELYMFASGAPDNIKQWKCPEGKFVQNLTGHNAIVNCLAMNREGVLVSGADNGTLYFWDWRTGYNFQKLQAPVQPGSMDSEAGVFAMTFDQSGSRLITCDADKTIKIYKEDDTASEETHPVNWRPEILKRRKY comes from the exons CAGTCAACATGCCATCAACTACAGATGATGTTCAGCGCCATTCAGTGCATACGTTGGTTTTCCGATCTTTGAAACGGACTCATGATATGTTTTTATGCGATCAGGGAGCTTTGCCTCCAGTTGACGAGTCTTTGGAGAAACTTCGACGGCTAGTAAAGTCCCGGGACCAGTATGGTCCAGTCCTCAACCTAGTAAAGCAGAATAAAAGAAAGGCAGCCACACAAGCTGTTTATGATGGTGAACCTGAAGACCACCCACCCAGGCCAAATAGTGTTACAAATGGCTCTGTGTCGGCTCCCTTggctcttccaccaccatcaagccCCCAGGCTCCCCCTCCACCAGCGCCATCACCAGTCAGCATGGCAGTTGTTCCTTCTCAGATCACTGGTGCTAGTATAGGCCAGCAGTCGCTCGTGCCTCGCCGTGCTCCGACGTTACCAAGACCTAAGTGGCACCCACCTTGGAAACTT GTGATTAGACATTATCATGGTCATCTGAGTGCCTGTTATGGATTAGCATTGCATCCAACAATTGATGTCTTAGTTACTTGTGGCCGAGACTCTACGGCCCGCGTATGGGACCTTCGGACTAAAGCAAACATTCATACACTTACTGGTCATACCAATACCATTGCATCAGTTGTATGTCAAGCAGCAGAACCTCAG GTAATCACTGGCTCTCATGATTTTACTATACGTTTGTGGGACTTGGCTGCTGGCAAGAGTACATGTACGTTGACCCACCACAAGAAGAGTGTTCGATCCTTAGCTGTTCACCCAGAACTTTATATGTTTGCGTCAGGGGCACCCGATAACATCAAACAATGGAAATGTCCTGAAGGGAAGTTTGTTCAG AACCTGACAGGCCACAATGCTATAGTCAACTGCCTGGCAATGAACCGAGAAGGGGTTCTAGTGTCTGGAGCAGACAATGGCACCCTCTATTTCTGGGATTGGCGGACGGGATATAACTTCCAGAAACTCCAGGCACCGGTGCAACCAG GTTCTATGGACAGTGAAGCCGGGGTGTTTGCCATGACATTTGATCAGAGTGGCTCACGGCTAATTACCTGCGATGCAGACAAAACTATCAAGATTTACAAGGAAGATGACACTGCA tctgaAGAGACACATCCAGTCAACTGGAGGCCAGAAATTTTGAAGAGGAGGAAGTACTAG